From the Hevea brasiliensis isolate MT/VB/25A 57/8 chromosome 15, ASM3005281v1, whole genome shotgun sequence genome, one window contains:
- the LOC110667890 gene encoding phosphoenolpyruvate/phosphate translocator 2, chloroplastic, whose product MHTAFAVSLSTPFLNPQKLLYGNSIPRFNPTLKLTSFRQLQTSCSLGFSCQKTSFLSSSCQCFKSQISSSIICSNYGCHSLRVRAASVPESTSENETSDFVRITQLGAMFGIWYLLNIYFNIFNKQVLKVYPFPATVTAFQFGCGTVMIIIMWALNLYHRPKLTRSQLAAILPLAVMHTMGNLLTNVSIGKVAVSFTHTIKAMEPFFTVLFASLFLGERPYFWALSSLVPIVGGVALASFTEASFNWIGFCSAMASNVTNQSRNVLSKKLMVNKEGSLDNINLFSIITIISFILLAPTAIFLDGIKFTPAYLQSAANQGLNVRALCLRSLLTGFCLHSYQQVSYMILQMVNPVTHAVGNSVKRVVVIVSSVIFFQTPLSPINSLGTALALAGVFLYSRAKQIIKPMPKAS is encoded by the exons atGCATACAGCATTTGCTGTGTCTCTTTCTACCCCATTTCTCAATCCACAGAAACTTCTATATGGAAATTCCATCCCCAGATTTAACCCAACACTGAAACTTACTTCTTTCAGACAACTTCAAACCAGCTGCTCTCTTGGCTTCTCATGTCAAAAAACTTCATTTTTAAGTTCCTCCTGTCAATGTTTCAAGTCTCAAATCTCTAGTTCAATTATATGTTCGAATTATGGATGTCACAGTTTGAGGGTAAGGGCTGCTTCAGTTCCTGAGAGCACAAGTGAGAATGAAACAAGTGATTTCGTCAGGATTACGCAGCTTGGAGCTATGTTTGGAATTTGGTATCTTTTGAACATCTACTTCAACATTTTCAACAAACAG GTTCTTAAGGTGTATCCATTTCCAGCAACAGTTACTGCTTTCCAATTTGGCTGTGGGACAGTGATGATTATCATAATGTGGGCATTAAATCTCTACCATAGACCAAAGCTGACTCGTTCGCAG CTTGCAGCAATCCTGCCATTGGCTGTAATGCACACAATGGGAAACCTTTTGACGAATGTTAGTATTGGAAAAGTTGCCGTTTCGTTCACTCACACGATCAAAGCTATGGAGCCCTTCTTCACAGTCTTATTTGCTAGCCTGTTTCTTGGTGAA AGGCCCTATTTCTGGGCGCTTTCCTCCCTTGTACCAATAGTAGGTGGAGTAGCTTTGGCATCATTCACTGAGGCCTCTTTTAATTG GATTGGTTTCTGCAGTGCTATGGCTTCCAATGTGACTAATCAATCTCGAAATGTACTTAGCAAAAAGTTAATGGTTAATAAAGAG GGATCATTGGACAACATCAATCTCTTCTCAATAATAACCATCATTTCTTTTATCCTGTTGGCTCCCACAGCTATTTTCCTGGACGGGATCAAATTCACTCCTGCATACCTCCAGTCTGCA GCAAACCAAGGTTTGAATGTCAGAGCACTGTGTTTAAGATCTCTTCTCACTGGGTTCTGCCTCCATTCTTATCAACAA GTCTCTTATATGATATTACAGATGGTGAATCCTGTTACTCATGCTGTGGGAAATAGTGTGAAGCGTGTGGTTGTAATAGTCTCCTCAGTCATCTTCTTCCAAACCCCACTTTCACCCATCAACTCCCTTG GAACTGCATTGGCTCTTGCTGGAGTCTTCTTGTATTCCAGGGCAAAGCAGATTATAAAACCAATGCCAAAGGCTTCATGA